The sequence ATGAGTGTGTCCGTCTTAAAAATTTTGACGGGTCGGTTGTCTTATACTCCAGATCGGACACCAAGTTTCAGCACTAGGTACTTCAATTCGCATTGAAGTACCTATATGGAAAATGGCTTGGCGCATCATCGTTCACTACAGATCAACCATGGCCTCATACCGGTCTTTTGAAAATGGCCACAACATCCCGGGTCTGACCCTGACTGATGCTGGTATCAAAGCAGGAAACAAGCTCCCAGCCGTCATTTCCATAGCTGTTCAACAGATTCTCAAAGTCCTCCTCATCCAGCTTGCCACCCAGAAAGCCGCCCGTCTTGTATTTTACCGTCCGATATTCCCAACGATTCATATTTTTCGCTCCTTATCTAGATAAATGATTCCAGTATCCCTTTTCTCCAGACTCGTAATCACAAAGTATCCGAACAGCACACCGGAGATTACATTGATCTGAGCGGAAGTCAGCAGCAAATAAACTGCGCCCTTCGGCAGCCACTCCATTTTCCACGGCATATACGGATAAACACAGAACAACAGGGCAGGTAAAGCAAGAAAAATCAGCCGATACCCGTTAAAGGTCCAGCGGCCTTTACGGCTGTGTTCTCGAAGTAAAGTCTCAACTCCGATAGCTAAACCGGAAAGGGAGGGAATTAGGGGGTAAAGAAAAACAAGCTGATCGGGGAATGGGAACTTGTAATATTGACTTCGGTATTCGGTAATCTTGCTGACAGCAAACCCCACAAGCAGCAATACAACGACCAGAACTGCCATCTTTAACAGATGAACCAGTACTTTTTTCAAGCGTTCCACCCACTTCGCATATAAAATCATTTTCTAAAATCAAACATCGCTGCCTCACTCTTTTGCCGAGTAAATATCTCACTTGGATAAGGGATTGCGATTTCAGGAATCTGATCCTCTTTATAAAATTGAAATTCCGCAACTTCCCCATCGGTCTCGCCGCGAAGCCCCTCTGTTATACGACACTCAAAGACAATAGCCAGATATTCAACTTTATGGCCATTACTATATTCGTACCTATACTTGTTTCCTCCGAAAACTCCAGCAATCTTGTCAGGAACAACAATGAGTCCTGTTTCCTCACACACTTCCCTGATTACCGCTTCAGCAGGCGCTTCGCCTATTTCGATTGCACCGGCAGGCAGTCCCCAAATGCTTTCGCCCTTTTTGCGTATAAATAAGATTTCATTAAGATCATTTCTAATAATTGCTGCGACCGAAGGCATGAACAGTAAATCCTTGCCCACTTTATTCCTCAGGTTTTGATAATATTCCGACATTGGCATACGGTTTACCCCGCAGTTTTTTTGTTAAAACTCCACATAATCTCCCACTCTTGACTCCAAAATATCTATCAAATCGCTGTCCATGAATCTGTAGTCGTCCGCGATATCCAGACAAATGACCCGTTTATACGCGATTTCGGCTTGAAACTTGGCGCTCAGTCTTCGGAGATGCTTTTTTTCCATGACAAAAATAAGATCCGCCCAGCCGATATGTCCTGCGGTTACCTTTATCCTCGCGTTCTCTTCCGTCCCCGCCGATCTGATTTCATGACCGCCGCGTCCATCAAATAACTTCTCCGCCGTCAGGCTTCTCCATTTGTTCCGACTGCATATAAAAAGAATTTGAATAAGGTTGACCTCCTAAAATGCTATACGCTGTCTCTGCTGACCCATCTCATCCCCGGCGCCGCCTCCGGGCGTTCCTCAAACCCAAACTTTTTGTAAAATCCGGACTTATGCGCCGCCGCAAACAATTGAACCATCAGGATATCCTGTTCTTTGCATTTTTTCAGCAATCTGCTTAGAATACCTGTACCAATGCCCTTACTCTGGTCGTCCGGTAATATAATCAAATCACAGATGAACGCTTGAAAAATGCCATCCGAAATCACCCGGCCCATTCCAACCAGCCGATCCTCCTTAAATGCCGAAACAACGAGCCAACTCTGGCGCAGAGCCGCTTCCAGCTGACCGCTTCCCTTCTTCGTTATCCCCTGCCAGCCAGCGCTTTCCACTAACCGGATAAATTCTTCCCCTGTCGGTATGTACTCGCGGTATATAACAGGCTGCAAATCCTTGGACATGATCATATTCACCTCCGGCCGTTCTTATTATTTCTCCGCGATCCACACCGTCCATCGATCCTGTTCTTGTATCGGTTGGCCGCTTGCCAGACGCTGCCGGGTGAAGGATTGATTATTGTAGTCGTGAAAGTCGATCGGCATTTCTTTACCGCCCTTCCTTAATATCTGGGGCTCATTTCCTTCTCCAAAACATAACTTGCTTCCTTGGCATCCCAGGCGTTCTCGATTCGGACGATTTTAAATCCGCATTTATTAACATAAAAATGATGATTACGCCTTGAAAAGCCTGGAGTTTCCGTTGTCCACTTTTTCGTGTCCGGGTATTTCCTCTCTATTGCTTCCCAAATGCTCAAGCCGACGCCATGACTTTGCAAAGCCGGGTCCACAAATAAATTGCCCAGGAAATTTTCGTTATTCTCATGAATGAAGATAATGACAGCGCCCACTATTCTCTCATCCAGCAGCACTTTAAAAGATTCGGAAGGCGATTCCAGCGCCCAACGTCTTATAAATTCTTCTGTGTCATAGCCTTCCGGACCGCCTTTTTCTTCACCGAGCGAAACCAAAGCGTCATTATCAAAAGACCGGGTCATGATCTCCGTCAACGCTGCAACATCGCTATCCTCAATCGGTTCAAGCTCTAACTTCCAATTCCCCTCCATTTTCCACTGCTCCTTTAAAAATGCTTGCGAAACCCCACCGCATTCTCTTCCTTATAGCCTAACTCTTCGTAGAACTTATGCGCTTCCGTCCGCTGCCCGCCTGATACAAAAATGATATAAGTGCAATCTCTTTCCCTGGCCGCCCGCTCGATTTCCTGCATTAATATTCTACCGACACCTTGTCTTCTGAAACGGCTCGAAACAACGACGTTCTCAATGACCATAAAAGACTTGCATTCTCCCACAAAATCCTGGCAGATGATCCCCATCAGCGAACCAGCCAGCATATCGTCTTGAAAAGCGCCCAGCAGTATGTAGTTGTTATTATTTTGATGCGATTCGAACACGCTGGCCAGCTTGGCCTCATTGCTCTTGTGCCCAGTCAGTTCCTCATACAAGCCGTTTAGCCCGGGTAAATCTTCTTTGCCGATCTTTCTAATGGAAATCATAATAAGCCTGACCCCTTCCCTGCTAAGGCAAACGCTTCGTATAGTTCCTGCACAGTACGTATGCAATACGTCGGCCCAATAGCCTCCATCTCAGCTTCGCTGCCGTACCCGTACAAGATGCCAATCGACGATATTCCGTTGGTATGCGCTCCGATAATGTCATGCTTCCGGTCACCGATCATGACGGTGCTGGCTGTGTTCAGGTTCTCTTTTTCAATGATATGCCGAATGATCTCACTCTTATCCGACAGCGTTCCGTCCAGGTTGCTCCCGACCACCGCATGAAAAAAGTGCTCCAGCTTAAAATGCTTCAATATCCTCTCAGCGAACACAAGCGGCTTCGAAGTCGCTACGATCAGAACGGCCTGCCGCTGAGTGAGCATGCTCAATAGCTCGGGAATGCCAGCGTACAGCTCATTTTCGAAAATGCCCTTGTCCGCAAAATACTCCCGGTAATACTGCACGGCATGCCAGGCATCCTCCTCTGAAAAATCGTAAAACTCCTGAAACGAATAAGCCAGCGGCGGCCCGATGAACGGCTCCAAACGATCCAAATTGTCTTCGATAATCCCAAACTTGGCAAGCGCGTACTGCACGGACTTGGTTATGCCAATCTTCGGGTCCGTCAGCGTTCCGTCCAGATCAAACAAAATATGCGAAAAATTCAAATGATCACCTTCCCGTTCGGCGAATTTAGTCAATCTTACAGTCTCTTCTCAAAACACAGGCTGGACGGGCAATCCGCGTATTCTCCGAACCGGTCAATCTCGCCGTAGCCGTTCTTCTTATAGAAACCGATGGCCTCCGTCTGCTGATCCCCCGTTTCCAGCTTGATTCCCTGATATCCCTGCCTGGCCGCCTCTTCTTCCAGTCGTTCCACAATCCTCCAGGCGATTCCCTTGTTCCGGTACTCCGGCTCCACGAAGAACCGCTTCAGCTCCACGTACTCCTCGTCCAGCTTCTTAATCGCTCCGCATCCGACAGGACGGGAGTCCAGGTAAGCAACAATGAAATAAATTTCATTTACGTAAGGATCTTCGAAATCAACGAGATAAACTTCCTCCGGCGGGTAGAGCTCAAACAGATAGCGGTCAAGCTGTGCAATCAGCAGGGCCAGGTCCGGATGCTCCGGCGCCACCTGCACCAGTTCGGTATTTTCCATGTACAATCTCTCTCCTTGTTATCCGTTCTACATCCAATTTTCCAGCAGAAAAGCATGAATCAATTGTAACGCGCGTTATATTTTTTCTTTGATCACAGCAGCCAATAATCCGAGATATTCCTTCAGCGCCGTTCCAACCGTTCCAATTGAACCAGGGCTAGGCGCCAGCATGCCCGCATACCAAGCCGTTGTGGCGCCGCCGCTTATATGGTAATCGGTCGGATACGGCTGAACCTCCATACCGGTTCGCCGGAACTCCGTAACTGCCCGCGGCATATGAAATGCCGAAGTGACCAGCACCGGGCGGCTCAGCCCGTGCTCCTTCATGAGCGCAGCCGTAAATTCGGCATTCTGCTCCGTGTTCAGCGAACGGTTCTCGATAAGAATACTCCGTTCATCCACTCCCAGTCCGATCAGCTGCCTGCGGGCGATATCGCCTTCGTTGCCGCTATCGGCAAAAACCTGCCCGCCGCTGAACAGCACCGGCAATCCCGTCAGGCGATGCAGCCGAACCGCAGTAACCAGCCGATTGGCCGCCGATCCGCCCAAGCTGCCTTCGCCATCAATGTCGGGCGTTCCTGTCGTTGCTCCGCCTCCGAGCACCACCAGACAATCGCCCTGAAACTGCTCCAGCTCCGGCTGGGCATACCGCGATTCCAGACTACGCATCAGCGGGTTCGCGATCAGCGGCACCGACGTCAAATACAGCAGCAGCGTTACGGAGAGCAGGACCACTGCCGGGCCGCGCTGTTTTTTCCATAACAACCATAATGCCAGCAGCGCCAGCAGCACAACAAATATTCCCGGAGGCAGCACAAAGCTGTAGATAAATTTGATTACATAAATCAATCTTAGGCATCTCCTTTCGATCCAATGAAGCTTATACCAATGTTTTTAACCTGGCTCTGATGATAGATAACAGCTCGTCTTTCTCATCCTGCGGAATCCGTTCGGCCAATCTGGCCGCCGCTGCCGGTAAAATCCACGCATCAATGGTTGAATAACCATACCCGGTTACCCGAAGATATTCTTTAATGTAGGCTGCCTTTATCATGCGAATATTCGAATATATCGGCGGTTCTGCCTTGCCCAATCCGCTTTAAATCGGTCACCTGCATAAACCTCCTAAATTTGCTTCTTGCAACGATATTAGCGAATAGATTCAGAAATGATTAGATCTATCCTTCCTTCATCCGCTTTAAGCTTCGCCTGCCCGCCTATAGGAAACGTCAGCATCGGTGTTGTGTGGCCAAAGTCCACATCCGCAATGACCGGAATAGAGACCAGCTCTTTTTTCGTTTTTATTATTTTTGTTAATAGATCTCTGGTCATTTGCGATGCCTGTTGAAATCTCCCAATAACTAGTCCTTTCACTTTGTTAAAATCAGCCTGGTGAATAAGCGACTGCAGGTCTCTATCGAACGTAGCCGGTGAGGATTCATAATCATCTTCTACAAAAAGAATCGCCCCCGCCAAATCAGGCATAAACATGGTTCCCTGCAGCAGATTGAGCGTACACAAATTTCCGCCGATGATGACGCCGCTCGTATCTCCTTCGTTAATTATATAGGGTCCCTCATTAGGAAAAAACGTACGTCTCTCCTGATCCGCATACCAAGCATCATCACTCCAATAATCGGAGGGCCTGATCTGAATGGATTCATGTCCGGTCATAAGTCGGTTGAAACAGTCAACCGTGTACTCATTCCCCTGTAGCATGCCAAATGTAGAGAAATGCGGTCCAGAATAGGTGATCAAGCCGGTCTGGCTGTAAATCGCGCTGCTTATCGCTGTAATATCCGAATACCCGCATAGACGCTTGGGATTGGACTTTATCAGAGAATAATCTATGTATGGAAGCAGTTGGTTACTATTGAAGCCGCCGATAGCCGTCAGAATCCCTTTTACTTTCGGATCTCTAAATGCGTCATGCAAATCTTCAATTCTTGCTTCTACAGAGGAAGAATCGAATTCATCGCTGTCCATGGAGTATTTGGAGAACGTAACCCGATAACCCAACTGCTCTAATTTCTTTTTTGCCAATTCCCTCTGCTCCACCCGGATCAGACTGAGGCTTCTAGATGGTGCAATAACCCGTATCTCATCGCCTTGTTTTAATTTATCTGCTTGCATACTAAGCCTCCTTTATTCTAACCAAGCCGAATCAGCGTTAAGATAGGAACGCCAAGAATACATACAGCTGAAGCAGCCACTAGAAATATTGTGGTATTTCTTTTTAACTTTACATTGAGGGCCGACTTATACCATCCTCTGAACTGAAAGTAGTTGCGGTATAGAACAAACAGCAGGATGAAATTACCTAGCGTTGTATACCAGCCGTCAATCTCCAGATTGAAAAAAGTGGTAAATACAATCCGCTCCATTCCATAGGCGATGGTCGTGCCCAAAATAAACAGGAGACACATGCGGAGCAACTCCAGCAGAAAGGTTGTCAACTTCATCATAAACCAATCTCACTCCATTTCTGATTATCCCTTTTCATGCTTTCCTCCCGATTCCATTATCCACCTTTATTAACAATTAGGACAGAGGGTGAGGATGCGATTTTCATGAATATGATTAAGGTCTTGACAAGTCGCCGATACTTATTAATAATGATCCGTAAAGAACGTATGTTCGTTTCTGAGTTTGTTTTTTTATTTCGATAAAGGGGCGATAGGTATGGAAAATCAAAAGATTTCGACGTTTCTAATGTTTTCCGGACAAGCCGAGGAAGCCATGAACTTCTACATTTCTTTGTTCGAGCAGTCGGAAATTCTGCATATTCAGCGCTACGGACCTGGCGAGGCAGGAGCGGAAGGAAGCGTGGTGCACGCCATCTTCTCCCTGAATGGCCAGCAGTTTATGTGCATTGACAGCAATACGCCGCATGACTTTACTTTTACACCCGCCATTTCACTCTATGTCAATTGCGAGACCGAGGAAGAGATCGATAATCTGTTTGGAAAGCTGTCCGAGGGGGGCCAGGTGCTTATGCCTCTGGATAAATATCCTTTCAGCGATAAATTCGCCTGGGTCGGCGATAAATTCGGGGTGACTTGGCAACTGAATCTGCTGGGGAAACAGCAATAGATCGAAAATAAGCCACAACTATCTGCTGCAACAAAAAAAGAAGCACAATCATCCTGAAAACTGGTGACGGTGCTTCCCCTTTAACCTATTATTTTTCCTTAAAAAATCTTGCCCGTATTCAAAATGTGGCGGTCATCAAGCGCATTCTTGATCTGCTTCATGGCGGCGATCACCGCCGGGTCCGTCGCTTTCTGGAAATAAGGCTTCTTGCTCAGCCCGATTCCATGCTCGCCCGACGTTAACCCGCCAAGCTCATGGCTTTTTCCGTAGATGCGGCTCATGACGGCTTTTAAATCGTTCCGCCAAGCCTCTGCATCCCGCTCCCCGCGAACGACGCATAAATGCACATTCCCGTCTCCGGCATGGCCGAAGCTGATCAGCTGCACGCCGCTTTCCTGCTCCACTTCATTGGCGTAAGCGATAAAATCCGCCGTCTTGTTGATCGGCACGACGATATCTACCGGCTCCTGCTCGGACACCGCTTCTACCGCCTTGACGAGCGCTCCGCGAACCTTCCAGACCTCGTCAAGGATCGCTTTATCCTCCAGCAGCAGAAAATCGAGCGCTCCATTCCGAACGGCAGTCTGACGCGCGCGCTCCGCATTGGAGCGGACCTCGCTTTCGCTGTTGCCGTCGAAGGACAGCAGAATATACGCCGACGCCTCCGGATATGGAAAAGTGACTCCCATAAACCGCTCGCCCAAGGCAACCACCTTGCGTTCCATGAACTCGATAGCGGTTGGCCCCACGTTCTCGTGAATGAGCCGGATCACGGCGTCAATCCCCGTCTTCAAGCTGTCAAAAGGCACAAGCGCCCCCATTACGAACGCAGGCTTCGGAATAAGCTTCAATACGCATTCGGTGATGATGCCAAGCGTGCCTTCCGAACCGATAAGCAGATGTTTGAGCGACAGCCCCGAGCTGTCCTTCACCACCTTGCCACCGGTGTAAATCACCTCGCCGCTTGGCAGAACCGCTGTCAGCCCGCGCACATAATCCCGCGTCACGCCATACTTGACGGCTCGCATCCCGCCAGCGTTGGTGCTGATGTTGCCGCCGATCGTCGCCTGCTTCTCCCCGGGATCGGGCGGATAGAACAGCCCTCGGGCCTCCACATAGGCTTGCAGATCGGCAAGCAGGACACCCGGCTGGGCCGTAACCGTCAGCGTGTCTTCGTCCAGTTCCACAATCCGGTTCATCAGGGACAGGTCTAGCACGATCCCCCCATGCTCAGGAACGGTAGAACCAACGAGATTCGTCCCCGCCCCGCGCGGCGTCACTTGAACAGAGTTCGCATACGCCCATTTCATCACTTCGCTGACCTCTTCAGTACTGACCGGAAACACCAGAGCGTCGCAGGTTCCCTGCAGGCGTCCCAGATTATCCGTAACGTACTTTTCCGCGATTCCTTCCGTCTTGATCCGTCCCGGATCGGAAATAATGCTGTACAGTTCCTGCAAGAAACCCACCTCTACTTTCTGGTAAATACCCGGGCGCACCAATCGCCGACGAATTGCGCTCCCTGGACAATGACAATCAGCAGAAGGACTGTTGCGATCATCACGCCCGTCTCATAGCGGTAATATCCATACTGGATCGCCAAATCGCCGATCCCGCCGCCGCCGACGAGGCCAGCCATCGCGGAATAACCGATCAGACTGATGACCGTCACGGTCGTTGCCCGGATCAGGCCGGGCATCGCCTCCACAAACAGCACCTTCCGCAAAATCAGACCTAAGCCCGCTCCGGTGGCAATAGCCGCTTCGAGCACGCCTTTATCCACTTCACTGAACGCCCCTTCCACCAGCCGGGCGAAGAACGCGACGGAAGCAAAAGCGAGCGGAACCGAAGCGGCCACCGGCCCGATGGTCGTGTTGACGATCAACTTGGTCAATGGAATGAGAAGAACGAGCAAAATGACGAAAGGGACGGAGCGGATTACATTCACCAGCACGCCCATCACCGCATTAAGCGTCCGTTTGGGAAAGAACAGAGGGCTGGCAGACAAATACAGAATGAGACCGATTAGCAATCCGAACACAAGTGAAGCGGCTAAGGAAATGCCAATCATAATCAGCGTTTCCCAAATCGCGGAGGGCAGCTCTAATTGCAAAATATCCCAGGTGCTATCCATTCAGCTCTCCCCCTTCTTTTGCGGCGGAAATCCGTTCAATTTTAAACACCTGTCCGGAGATATAATCCCGGGCCCTGGCAATTTCCGCTGCGTCCCCGCTCAGCTTGATAAGCAGAATACCTAGCGGTTTGCCTTGAATATATTCGATCTTGCCGTGGAGAATATCGACCAGCACGTCAAATTCCTTCGACACCTTACTGATAAGCGGTTCATAAGCCCGCTCGCCGGTGTAGGTGATCTTCAGCATTTCCTCTTGACCCTTTAGTTCCAAATGCTCCGGCACTTCAATATTCAGCACCCGGGAAACCAAAGACTGGGTCATAGGATGCTGAGGTTCCGTGAAGATTTGGTACGTATCGCCGACCTCTACGATTTCACCTTCCGCCATCACCGCAATGCGGTCAAATAGCTTCCGGGCCACGTCCATCTCATGCGTAATAAACACAATCGTAATCGGATTGTCCCGGTTGATGCGCCGTAAAATCCGGATGATCTCTTCCGTATTCTCCAGGTCGAGCGCCGAGGTCGCCTCGTCGCACAGCAGAATTTCCGGATCGTTCGCGAGCGCACGGGCAATCGCCACCCGCTGCTTCTGCCCGCCGCTCAAATTGGCCGGATACACCTGGGCCTTGTCCGACAGATTGACCTGCTCAAGCAGTTCAAGCACCCGGGCGCGAATCTTCTCCTTGGGATAATTGTTCGCTTTGAGCGCGAACGCAATGTTGTCGTACACCGTCGCTCCGCTGATCAAGTTGAAGTGTTGAAAGATCATGCCTATTTTCAATCTAACATTGCGCAGCGCGGCGCCTTTGAACCGGGTAATATCCTGACCGCCTACAATGACTTGGCCGGAAGCGGGCGGCTGCAGGAGATTGATTACCCTAACCAAAGTGCTCTTCCCGGCTCCGCTCGGCCCGACAATCCCGAAGATTTCGCCTTTGCCTACGGTTATGGACGCTTCTTTGACCGCGTGCATTCTCCGGCCCTTTTGCTTAAAGATCACGTTCACTTTATCTAGAACAATCACTACGAGCACCCTTTCCTGCAATCAACACCGTTCATGCCATGCTGTCCAGCTGATTGATTACTTGCTGTATTTAGTTGTATACCATTCCGGTTTGTCAAAAGCTTTGAAAATTCCGTCCGCATCTTCAATCGCTTGATGGAACTCTTCCGACTCGACCGCCGCTTTCAGATCCTTGCCCAGCTGGCCGTCAATATCCGGAGTCCGCACCGCAACGACGTTCTTGTAATCCTCCGTCAGCTTCTCGACAGCGAGCGCGCTTGCGAGGTCAAGCTTTGCCGCAATGGCAAAGTTTCCGGGAATCAGACCGATAGCCACGCTGTCCAGGCTGCGCGAGATTTGGGCTGCATCCATCGTTACAAACTCCAGGTTATGCGGATTTTCCGATACGTCATGCACAGTGGCTTTGGTCGGGTCCACGTCGGCTTTCAGGTCAATCAAACCGAGCGCCTTTAGGAAGCGCAGCGAGCGCGCCAGATTGGAAGCGTCGACGGCAATCGCTACCTTGGCACCGTGCGGAAGGTCCGCCATATTTTTTACCGAGTTGGAGTATACGCCCATGCCCGCTGTCGGAACCGAGATCACCTTGCCGATGTCCAGCTTGTTGTCCGCAGCGAATTTCGTCAGATATACCGTGTGCTGCATCAGATTGGCGTCGATTTCTCCGCTGCCCAGCGCTTGGTCCGGCTGCACATAGTCCGAAAATTGAACGACTTCAATCTTGTAGCCCTGCTTTTCCATATAAGGAGCAATCGCTTTGGTGATCATATCGCCATAAGGGCCGGGAGACACGCCAATCTTGATGTCCTTCTTCGTCTCCGCCGATGCGCCCCCATCCGCAGCTTTCTCATTGCCGCCGCAAGCGGCGAGCAGAAGTCCCATCAGGGAAACAACCAGTGTAATGACCAACCCTTTTTTTATCTTGTTCATTTGTCTGTTCCTCTCGTTCTCATTTATTTTAAATTCGTTATTTCCGTGCCCCGGTAAGCCTCAAGCTTTTCCAGCCGTTTGAGCGCCTCGACCAGCGTCTCTTCCTTCTTGGCAAAATGAAACCGGATATACTGGCGCACGTCCTCCCGGAAAAAGCTTGAACCCGGAACAGCGGCCACTCCAATCTCTTTTGCCAGCCACTCGCAGAACTTGTAATCATCCGGCTCGCCGAACTCGCTGATATCCACCAGTACATAATACGCCCCTTGGGGCTTGTAATACTTGAGACCGATCCGGTCCAGCCCGTCCAGGAACAGCGTCCGCTTCCGCTCATAAACTTTAGTAAGCTCTTCATAATATGCGTCGTCCATTTCGAGCCCCTTCACCGCCGCTTTCTGCAAGGGAGCAGCTGCTCCGACAGTGAGGAAATCATGCACCTTGCGGCAGACCTCAATAACATGAGCCGGACCGATAATGTACCCCAGTCTCCAGCCGGTGATCGAATACGTCTTGGACAGCGAGCTGCAGGACAGCGTACGCTCAAACATGCCGGGCAGAGAGGCCATGTACGTATGCACATGCGGCTCGTACACAATATGCTCGTAGACTTCATCCGTAATCACGAACGTGTCAAATTCTACCGCGAGCCGGGCAATCTCCTCCAGTTCCTCACGCGTGAACACTTTTCCTGTCGGGTTGGACGGATTACACAAGACAATCGCCTTAACTCCCTGTTCAAAAGCGTTCCGCAATTTTGCAGAGTCAAACTGGAATTCCGGCGGGGCGAGCGGCACATAAATGGGGGTTACACCGGTCAAAATCGCATCCGCCGTATAATTTTCATAGAACGGAGAGAACACGATAACCTTGTCG is a genomic window of Paenibacillus durus ATCC 35681 containing:
- a CDS encoding GNAT family N-acetyltransferase, with protein sequence MEGNWKLELEPIEDSDVAALTEIMTRSFDNDALVSLGEEKGGPEGYDTEEFIRRWALESPSESFKVLLDERIVGAVIIFIHENNENFLGNLFVDPALQSHGVGLSIWEAIERKYPDTKKWTTETPGFSRRNHHFYVNKCGFKIVRIENAWDAKEASYVLEKEMSPRY
- a CDS encoding S66 peptidase family protein, giving the protein MQADKLKQGDEIRVIAPSRSLSLIRVEQRELAKKKLEQLGYRVTFSKYSMDSDEFDSSSVEARIEDLHDAFRDPKVKGILTAIGGFNSNQLLPYIDYSLIKSNPKRLCGYSDITAISSAIYSQTGLITYSGPHFSTFGMLQGNEYTVDCFNRLMTGHESIQIRPSDYWSDDAWYADQERRTFFPNEGPYIINEGDTSGVIIGGNLCTLNLLQGTMFMPDLAGAILFVEDDYESSPATFDRDLQSLIHQADFNKVKGLVIGRFQQASQMTRDLLTKIIKTKKELVSIPVIADVDFGHTTPMLTFPIGGQAKLKADEGRIDLIISESIR
- a CDS encoding GNAT family N-acetyltransferase; translated protein: MISIRKIGKEDLPGLNGLYEELTGHKSNEAKLASVFESHQNNNNYILLGAFQDDMLAGSLMGIICQDFVGECKSFMVIENVVVSSRFRRQGVGRILMQEIERAARERDCTYIIFVSGGQRTEAHKFYEELGYKEENAVGFRKHF
- a CDS encoding HAD family hydrolase, producing the protein MTKFAEREGDHLNFSHILFDLDGTLTDPKIGITKSVQYALAKFGIIEDNLDRLEPFIGPPLAYSFQEFYDFSEEDAWHAVQYYREYFADKGIFENELYAGIPELLSMLTQRQAVLIVATSKPLVFAERILKHFKLEHFFHAVVGSNLDGTLSDKSEIIRHIIEKENLNTASTVMIGDRKHDIIGAHTNGISSIGILYGYGSEAEMEAIGPTYCIRTVQELYEAFALAGKGSGLL
- a CDS encoding GNAT family N-acetyltransferase; amino-acid sequence: MENTELVQVAPEHPDLALLIAQLDRYLFELYPPEEVYLVDFEDPYVNEIYFIVAYLDSRPVGCGAIKKLDEEYVELKRFFVEPEYRNKGIAWRIVERLEEEAARQGYQGIKLETGDQQTEAIGFYKKNGYGEIDRFGEYADCPSSLCFEKRL
- a CDS encoding VOC family protein, giving the protein MGMENQKISTFLMFSGQAEEAMNFYISLFEQSEILHIQRYGPGEAGAEGSVVHAIFSLNGQQFMCIDSNTPHDFTFTPAISLYVNCETEEEIDNLFGKLSEGGQVLMPLDKYPFSDKFAWVGDKFGVTWQLNLLGKQQ
- a CDS encoding FAD-binding oxidoreductase, yielding MQELYSIISDPGRIKTEGIAEKYVTDNLGRLQGTCDALVFPVSTEEVSEVMKWAYANSVQVTPRGAGTNLVGSTVPEHGGIVLDLSLMNRIVELDEDTLTVTAQPGVLLADLQAYVEARGLFYPPDPGEKQATIGGNISTNAGGMRAVKYGVTRDYVRGLTAVLPSGEVIYTGGKVVKDSSGLSLKHLLIGSEGTLGIITECVLKLIPKPAFVMGALVPFDSLKTGIDAVIRLIHENVGPTAIEFMERKVVALGERFMGVTFPYPEASAYILLSFDGNSESEVRSNAERARQTAVRNGALDFLLLEDKAILDEVWKVRGALVKAVEAVSEQEPVDIVVPINKTADFIAYANEVEQESGVQLISFGHAGDGNVHLCVVRGERDAEAWRNDLKAVMSRIYGKSHELGGLTSGEHGIGLSKKPYFQKATDPAVIAAMKQIKNALDDRHILNTGKIF
- a CDS encoding YdcF family protein, coding for MIYVIKFIYSFVLPPGIFVVLLALLALWLLWKKQRGPAVVLLSVTLLLYLTSVPLIANPLMRSLESRYAQPELEQFQGDCLVVLGGGATTGTPDIDGEGSLGGSAANRLVTAVRLHRLTGLPVLFSGGQVFADSGNEGDIARRQLIGLGVDERSILIENRSLNTEQNAEFTAALMKEHGLSRPVLVTSAFHMPRAVTEFRRTGMEVQPYPTDYHISGGATTAWYAGMLAPSPGSIGTVGTALKEYLGLLAAVIKEKI
- a CDS encoding GNAT family N-acetyltransferase, yielding MSKDLQPVIYREYIPTGEEFIRLVESAGWQGITKKGSGQLEAALRQSWLVVSAFKEDRLVGMGRVISDGIFQAFICDLIILPDDQSKGIGTGILSRLLKKCKEQDILMVQLFAAAHKSGFYKKFGFEERPEAAPGMRWVSRDSV
- a CDS encoding methionine ABC transporter permease encodes the protein MDSTWDILQLELPSAIWETLIMIGISLAASLVFGLLIGLILYLSASPLFFPKRTLNAVMGVLVNVIRSVPFVILLVLLIPLTKLIVNTTIGPVAASVPLAFASVAFFARLVEGAFSEVDKGVLEAAIATGAGLGLILRKVLFVEAMPGLIRATTVTVISLIGYSAMAGLVGGGGIGDLAIQYGYYRYETGVMIATVLLLIVIVQGAQFVGDWCARVFTRK
- a CDS encoding low molecular weight protein tyrosine phosphatase family protein translates to MQILFICSRNKWRSLTAEKLFDGRGGHEIRSAGTEENARIKVTAGHIGWADLIFVMEKKHLRRLSAKFQAEIAYKRVICLDIADDYRFMDSDLIDILESRVGDYVEF
- a CDS encoding NUDIX domain-containing protein produces the protein MPMSEYYQNLRNKVGKDLLFMPSVAAIIRNDLNEILFIRKKGESIWGLPAGAIEIGEAPAEAVIREVCEETGLIVVPDKIAGVFGGNKYRYEYSNGHKVEYLAIVFECRITEGLRGETDGEVAEFQFYKEDQIPEIAIPYPSEIFTRQKSEAAMFDFRK
- a CDS encoding DUF4177 domain-containing protein, with protein sequence MNRWEYRTVKYKTGGFLGGKLDEEDFENLLNSYGNDGWELVSCFDTSISQGQTRDVVAIFKRPV